One stretch of Armigeres subalbatus isolate Guangzhou_Male chromosome 2, GZ_Asu_2, whole genome shotgun sequence DNA includes these proteins:
- the LOC134214543 gene encoding uncharacterized protein LOC134214543 yields MSMSTRRNLKSIIRQKVLDQARRFSPAMFQRTPSFLNLTYIASLLFLTLIIIDQCTGIWPWSSALGELSHFHGRIAQNDILCAHRVIGKGTTLPANIYFATPLSITAYLAEASKFHKEGFTLGINNGGLQMNSVGFVIRGSGPILPYAVEVSIYCAVPVDPAPEVPVQQSIL; encoded by the exons ATGTCGATGAGCACTCGCCGTAACTTGAAGTCCATCATAAGACAAAAGGTACTCGACCAGGCCAGACGATTCTCACCAGCCATGTTCCAACGCACACCGTCGTTCCTCAATCTGACCTACATTGCGtcacttttgtttttgacgcTGATCATCATTGACCAGTGCACCGGAATATGGCCATGGTCGAGCGCACTCGGAGAGCTCAGTCACTTTCACGGAAGAATAGCCCAAAACGATATCCTCTGTGCGCATAGAGTGATTGGCAAAGGGACCACACTTCCAGCAAACATTTACTTTGCGACACCG CTGTCAATCACGGCTTATTTAGCAGAAGCATCGAAATTCCACAAGGAAGGATTTACGCTTGGGATCAACAACGGTGGACTGCAGATGAACTCAGTAGGCTTTGTGATTCGAGGTTCGGGACCAATACTACCATACGCCGTTGAAGTATCTATCTATTGTGCTGTTCCTGTTGATCCTGCTCCTGAGGTTCCTGTTCAACAGTCTATATTATAA